GAGTTtcaccaaatatatatatttttaattttttcatatgaaatttattctcaaattatttctaaaaatgaGATAAGTTATAACATCTGTTAGGACTCATAAGTTACAAGAATCTTTTaagacttattattattattataactgaagttgtaaaattatttatgattttaatttaattttttttatttatgattttaaagttgttagtattttttttttattttacgactttgaagtcataatttttttacatgttttaggctttattaattacttgtattttattttattttgttttaaattttataaaaattataaataactttatttatttaattattaaataaatatttttaattttacttgttattagctttatttaatatcttgtatatttttatttaatatgttatatattttttaatatgattttatttaatatgttatatatttgttaatattgttttatttaaaatattttacattttttaatattttttatttgacatattttgtatatttaaaatttagataatcttttaataatgttattgaatttgatttattttgtaaatgaaataaaaaagtaacttaatgatatttaatatatttttttaatatctgatttattttaaatattaaaattttaatgcaaATACTAAAATGAACAATTGGATGTGATTTGATGCATGGTGGAATGAAAGGTGTTTTTGGTCCCACGACTTCATGAAGTTGTGAAGAATGGCATGACTTCACTATTtggtttttaaatattatattgtattttttttaaaaaaatatatgttataatattataagtgttaagtattttaataaattataagtgttaagttaatattaatttagggctttaaaaatttaaataaattattagataataatattttaaagtttagTCTTTAAATAAGCTATAagttttaagttattattattttagggtttagtcttttaataaattataagttttaagttattattattttagcgttttagaaatttaaataagttattaGGTAATAATATTTTAGGGTTGTTGACCAAGTATACAAGTTGGAAAACATTTTTAAAGTTTATCAACATCACTTTCGTTTTCTTAGAAGTGAAGACAAATGAGTTCAAAATTTAggtttatattttatgtttgatcATTCGAAACGACGACAAACATTGAAAAAAGATCAACCACTACTCATATATATAATGAGATAAACGAATTAATTCCAAATAGACATAAGAAATGCTCATTGTATAGAAGTGAATGACATAGTCGTAATAACTGCTCATTCAAACAAATAGATGactgatataatttttattttttatgtttctctttaatttgtattgttcattttatattaatgtattatgttatttttaacttaacaactacttttattactaaattattaaatattgttaatagtaaattcctttacaaaaaataattaatattatttcataaattataagttaatattagtaacaaaatattttaatatttggtttaaaattttagtttttaaaataaaataaatattaaaaaaatatattaaatatcattaagttactttttttatttcatttacaaaacaaatcaaattcaataacattattacaagattatctaaattttaaatatacaaaatatttaaataaaaaaatatataaaatactttaaataaaataatataaaaagtatataacatattaaataaaatcataaaaattatacaagatattaaataaaactaacaaaaattaaaataaaaaatatttatttaataattaaataaataaaattatttataattttttaaaaattaaagacaaaagaaaataaaatacaagtaaTTAATAAAGCCTAAAatacgtaaaaaaaaaattatgactttaaagtcataaaatataaacaaaaacttACAACTTGaaagtcataaaataaaaaaaatactaacaattttaaagtcataaataaaaaaattgaaattaaaattataaataattttatcaataataataattcataacAAATGTTATTAAGACTTGTGACTTAAAAATCGTAACACATGTTATTTTAtgacttgttttatttttttaaaaataatttaaaattaatgacctATAGGAAAAAATACCCCTATTTAATAAAACTCCCAAACATTAACTGGCACAAAAATTACGGaagattgaaatttcaaatatgaaaaacacaaattcaacaatagaatatttacaatagtggaattgtctttttctttcattgctCAATAAAGCCGAGTTTCTTTTTTGACAGAACTTTAGAGGGAGGAAACAGTGTTTCAATTGAAGACTGAAAAAGTTTTcagacttaaaaaaaaaaaaacctgcaaGGCTGCAACCTATTAGTATATGTTTGAGTTGCCGTTGTGAGTCTTTAGAACGGCGTTTATAAAAAGATTAGAAGTGCGTCTTTTGCATTCGTTCATTGGATCAATCTGGAGACACGTCACTGCACAAATGAGTCACAACTCAAACATACCCTTAGATGTTAGAGTATCTTACTCTATTCACCAACTTGTTGATATTCAACTAAACcaaatttaagaatatataaggaacaaattgttatttttaaattgtcttGAATAACAAGGATTCTGTTGAAATTATGAAATGGTTCATGAGTTGTTGTGTTTCATTTTTTGCCCACGTTACATATTGGGCCAAGTTTCTTTCTCTCCAATGGCTGGCAtcatgtttaaaaataaaacaataattacgTGATTTAGAAGGTATACTGTAAAAATGTAACAAACATAGTTGATAGTTGTTTCTCCAACCAGCAAAATCatcttaatataaaattaattatgcaaaatCTAGttcaaacataattatttttattggaaaatattttcttataatttaaaataaatacattttcctttttttcaatcAGATTttcttaaagataaaaaattatcccCTATCTCTTTATTCCATTTTTTCAGAAATTATGTTTGAAAGTCTTTAGTCTGTATATCCGTTGAAAGATTTTTGTACCgataaaatttgttattatgtCTGTATATTTGATGGTTATTTGTTGCTTATAAATAGTTTCCTCTTGCAGAAAAATCAGAACTAGAGGCACACATTTATAGTAAAatgcttattttttctttttataaaattatattatattattataattatatgttttgaAACATGATGTTATTTGGTTTGAGATTCTTTTGCTGTAGTTGATTGGATCAACGGATTAACATATCTTGAAAGAATACATGCATGTTAATTCATTTTCCACatttctattattaaattttatgcttcgtattaatttattattataattataaacattatttgtgttttgaTTCTATGTGAAATTATAGCACTGCCATGTCTGCTATTTTAGGGCTtcctaatattttttcaaacaattttgGATCTCAAATTCGGGTTTTGCAAGAAACCAGCCTAAATTTAGGCCAACCATGAATCAGaaacaataaatgaaatatgctTTCAAAACAAAGCATGAAACCAATTAAAAGTTCTGAGAGTCTCTCGTTGGTCCATAGAAGCAAAAGTATTGAAGCAGAAAATTTCAAACAGCTAACCAATGGAATAATTCTCAAACTTTATCATAATAGGTCCATATGTTacattttttgacaaaaaagaaagaacagcatacaacagcaaaaaagaataatagGCAGAGCTTTATTCTAGACGAATTCAGCAAACTGAACACTTGATTCAGGTAAGCATCAAATCCAACAAAAAGAATTCCTCCCAGCTCAATCAGCATCTGGAAGCAAGAATCTCCATCAAGGACAAACCAAGCTTacaccaaaaacatgtaaagcATGGTTGCTGCATCAATAAACCAGAGTTTCTCCAATTGTAACATGTTTGGATTACCATTACACTCTATTCCAAAGTACCTACAGAATAACAGATACAAAGGTTATGTTTGTTTTACCGTTTCATTCCGTGGACACACGTTTCCAAGCACCATTTTGTGAGAAGCAACAAATTGTTACTACTTCTCCTTGAAGGTCCGTTTGAGGGGGGTGTTGAACcgaaaaacaaacacacacaaaaGAGTATCTTTCTCCAAAAGTACATTCAGCATCCAAAATGGTTATCCAAACATGTATtaacaaggtttttttttttttttttttgtgctgaATCATGCTGTAGGGGTAGGCCAAAGAATCTCCATCACAGAAGTGAAGGTCCCAGTAACAGCAATAACAAACCCAAAAACCACAATAGCCCCATCCCAGAGAACACACCTCCACCCCAACTCCTCCTTAAAAACCAAACAATGAAACATCGCAGGCAGCACAAAACTCAGAACAACACAAACACTGCTTCCCACAAGGGACAGAAAATCCGCAAAATTGGGAACCAAAAGCGCCACCAAGCTTATGATCAAGACCATCATCCACCTCAGCCACAAGCAGTACCTGGACCCGAAGAACCGTCTCTCCATCACCTCATTCACCGGGTTCATCATAATCGGAAAAGTGAAAAACAGATTAACACAAAGCCCCAACTGAACCAACACACTAATCACCCCAGGCCCCAAATTAGTGGTAATAATATCCTTAGTTTCTTCCCCAAAAGCCAAGTACCCTAAACCCCCAAATAAACCAAACAACACCGAAATCGAACCCATCCCCAAAGCCAAAACCCTACCGAACCTCTGCTTATCCTTCGCCTCAGTTTCCAAAGGCAAAACCATTCCAATTCCTTCGAAAGCATACACCGCCACACCTATGCCGTAGAAAAACACCGACAAACCCCCGAATACTTTCAAATCGGGCTTGTtcttaacaaaaacaaaaacatcctCGACCATCACGATACTCTTGGCGGCGAGATCGACGACGTCAGCGAAGATACTCAAGGGAGCCAAATGAGTCAAGGTGCGAACGGAAATTAACCctaattgaaaagggaagcaagCCCAGAGAAAGAGAACCTTGGGAGTGAAGCCTAGAAAAAGCGGAGTGGTATCGTTGTTGGTGAGGAAAGCGAGGGTGGTGGAAATGAAGATGAGGTAGCTGACGCAGAAGCCGGACTGGGAGAGGACGATCATGGAGTCGACGGCGAAGCGGCCAGAAGGGCCGCAGATGGAGAAGCCGAGGTCGCCGAAGGAGGAGATTTTGGAGAAGGGGGAAAGGGAATCGAGCTTGCGGCGGGTGAGGACGAGGAGCATCATGCAGTGGTAGGTGAGGAAGGCGACGGCGAAGAGCATGAGGAGGCCCATGAGCCAGCCCGTTCGCTTGAAGCTGTAGGGAAGGCCCAAGACGCCGGCCCCGACGATGGAGATGAAGATGTTGGCGAAGGTCTTTAGGTTCGAAGAGAGAGGCGGGGACTTGCCCAGGAAAGGAGTGTCCTCTCTTGGGTACGCTGTGAGTGAGTAGGATGAACACCCTGCT
The nucleotide sequence above comes from Glycine soja cultivar W05 chromosome 11, ASM419377v2, whole genome shotgun sequence. Encoded proteins:
- the LOC114376022 gene encoding amino acid transporter AVT3A-like — protein: MVFAKEGEAGCSSYSLTAYPREDTPFLGKSPPLSSNLKTFANIFISIVGAGVLGLPYSFKRTGWLMGLLMLFAVAFLTYHCMMLLVLTRRKLDSLSPFSKISSFGDLGFSICGPSGRFAVDSMIVLSQSGFCVSYLIFISTTLAFLTNNDTTPLFLGFTPKVLFLWACFPFQLGLISVRTLTHLAPLSIFADVVDLAAKSIVMVEDVFVFVKNKPDLKVFGGLSVFFYGIGVAVYAFEGIGMVLPLETEAKDKQRFGRVLALGMGSISVLFGLFGGLGYLAFGEETKDIITTNLGPGVISVLVQLGLCVNLFFTFPIMMNPVNEVMERRFFGSRYCLWLRWMMVLIISLVALLVPNFADFLSLVGSSVCVVLSFVLPAMFHCLVFKEELGWRCVLWDGAIVVFGFVIAVTGTFTSVMEILWPTPTA